A single region of the Sphingobium sp. EP60837 genome encodes:
- the rsmI gene encoding 16S rRNA (cytidine(1402)-2'-O)-methyltransferase — protein METQSSGLEPGLYIVAGPIGNLGDLSPRAAEVLRLADVVAVEDTRVSARLLRHAGSDRPMVPYHDHSAEGVRLRLIERMASESVALLSDAGTPLISDPGYKLVRDARAAGRRIITLPGPSAAIAALTLSGLPTDRFLFMGFPPAKQKARADTFAEVAALRATLIFYESGPRLSESLAAMAEGLGDREAAVSREISKAFEETQTGTLSELSARYADAPPKGEIVVIVGPPGEAPRASAEDADAALIEAMERLPVSKAAGEVAKKLGLDRRALYTRAMELKG, from the coding sequence ATGGAAACTCAATCTTCTGGGCTGGAACCCGGGCTTTACATCGTTGCGGGGCCGATCGGCAACCTTGGAGACCTTAGCCCTCGCGCGGCGGAAGTCCTGCGCCTTGCCGATGTGGTTGCCGTGGAAGATACACGGGTCAGCGCACGTCTGTTGCGCCACGCGGGCTCGGATCGACCGATGGTCCCCTATCACGACCATAGCGCGGAAGGGGTCCGCCTGCGCCTGATCGAGCGGATGGCGAGCGAATCGGTCGCGCTTCTCTCCGACGCCGGAACGCCGCTCATATCAGATCCGGGCTACAAGCTGGTCCGTGACGCCCGCGCCGCCGGGCGCAGGATCATAACGCTTCCCGGCCCCAGCGCCGCCATCGCCGCGCTCACGCTTTCAGGTCTTCCCACCGACCGCTTCCTCTTCATGGGCTTCCCGCCTGCCAAGCAGAAGGCGCGCGCCGACACCTTCGCCGAAGTCGCCGCCCTGCGCGCAACGCTCATCTTCTACGAAAGCGGCCCGCGCCTTTCCGAAAGCCTTGCCGCCATGGCTGAAGGGTTGGGCGATCGCGAAGCCGCCGTATCGCGAGAGATCAGCAAGGCGTTCGAGGAAACGCAGACCGGAACCCTGTCGGAACTCTCCGCCCGCTATGCCGACGCACCCCCCAAAGGTGAGATCGTCGTCATAGTCGGCCCGCCCGGCGAAGCGCCCCGGGCCAGCGCCGAAGACGCCGACGCTGCCCTAATCGAAGCCATGGAGCGCCTGCCCGTCTCCAAGGCCGCCGGCGAAGTTGCGAAGAAGCTCGGCCTCGACCGCCGCGCCCTTTACACCCGCGCCATGGAGCTCAAGGGGTGA
- a CDS encoding penicillin-binding protein activator codes for MTETDALRQADMFAALKRGARILFAATALLAAACQTVVPRGPRPAPGEPVPSSPDVTQGLPTDSMRHRVALLVPLSGPNAGVGQSIANATTLALLDTRADRVRITTYDTGLGAAAAVNKALAEGNRLILGPLLAEDARIIGPIASRANVPVISFSNDVSVAGNGVYIMGYNPNQSIERVVEFARGKGLSKFGALVPKGVYGERSGTALLRAVEQTGGTVVSMQTFDRSAASITAAVKKLQASSSYDALLIADSGRVALQIAPIVRKNGGAGARLLGTELWNTDNSLAASPVLRGAWFASVSDGLYGQLAGKYRARYGSSPFRLSALGYDAVLLTVRIARDWKPGTTFPAARLRDPGGFSGIDGAFRFGRSGVAERALEVSEVGAGTYTVVAAAPKAFSE; via the coding sequence ATGACAGAGACGGATGCCCTCCGGCAAGCGGACATGTTCGCGGCCCTGAAACGCGGTGCACGCATTTTGTTCGCGGCGACCGCGTTGCTGGCCGCAGCCTGTCAAACGGTCGTGCCGCGCGGCCCCAGACCGGCACCCGGCGAACCTGTGCCCAGCAGCCCCGACGTAACCCAAGGGCTGCCCACCGACTCGATGCGGCATCGCGTCGCGCTGCTGGTGCCGCTAAGCGGGCCCAATGCAGGCGTCGGCCAATCGATCGCAAATGCGACGACGCTGGCGCTGCTGGACACCAGGGCGGACCGGGTGCGCATCACCACCTATGACACAGGGCTCGGCGCGGCGGCTGCGGTCAACAAGGCGCTGGCCGAGGGCAATCGTTTGATCCTGGGTCCACTTCTGGCGGAGGATGCGCGGATCATCGGCCCTATCGCATCGCGCGCGAATGTGCCGGTGATCAGCTTTTCCAATGATGTGAGCGTCGCCGGGAACGGCGTTTATATCATGGGCTACAATCCCAACCAGTCGATCGAGCGGGTCGTGGAGTTCGCGCGGGGAAAGGGTCTGTCGAAATTCGGCGCCCTGGTGCCCAAGGGCGTCTATGGCGAGCGGTCCGGCACGGCGCTGCTGCGCGCGGTGGAGCAGACGGGCGGCACGGTGGTGTCGATGCAGACCTTCGACAGGTCGGCGGCGTCGATAACGGCGGCGGTGAAGAAGCTGCAGGCATCGTCCAGCTATGACGCGCTACTGATCGCGGATAGCGGCCGCGTAGCGTTGCAGATCGCGCCGATCGTGCGGAAAAATGGCGGTGCGGGTGCGCGGCTGTTGGGAACAGAACTATGGAATACCGACAATAGCCTCGCGGCGAGCCCGGTGCTGCGCGGCGCGTGGTTCGCCAGCGTGTCGGACGGGCTCTATGGCCAACTCGCGGGCAAATATCGCGCGCGCTACGGCAGCTCGCCTTTCCGACTGTCGGCGCTTGGCTATGACGCGGTGCTGCTGACAGTGCGAATCGCACGCGATTGGAAGCCTGGCACGACGTTCCCGGCGGCGAGGCTGCGCGATCCGGGCGGCTTCTCGGGGATCGACGGCGCGTTCCGGTTCGGGCGCAGTGGCGTGGCCGAACGGGCGCTGGAGGTGTCGGAGGTTGGCGCTGGGACCTATACGGTCGTGGCGGCGGCGCCCAAGGCATTTAGCGAGTAG